A genomic window from Gossypium hirsutum isolate 1008001.06 chromosome D10, Gossypium_hirsutum_v2.1, whole genome shotgun sequence includes:
- the LOC107957892 gene encoding MLO-like protein 10 isoform X3 — protein sequence MGSNGGILVLGILTCSSARWGEVWLTGINLKTMMSKTPRMGNRVARNESRLVCLLRQQSWIQGVLLSTIFQVCWEVDYLTLRNGFINVHLAPGSKFNFQKYIKRSLEDDFKIVVGVSPVLWASFVVYLLLNVRGWHALFWASLVPVIIFVSGK from the exons ATGGGTTCCAATGGAGGCATTTTGGTGCTAG GTATACTGACATGCTCCTCGGCTCGTTGGGGAGAAGTTTGGCTCACTGGCATCAACCTAAAAACTATGATGTCTAAGACTCCAAGGATGGGTAACAGAG TTGCAAGAAATGAAAGCAGATTGGTATGCTTGCTTAGACAACAGAGTTGGATTCAAG GGGTGCTTCTTTCGACAATTTTTCAGGTCTGTTGGGAGGTTGACTACTTGACATTGCGGAATGGATTCATCAAC GTTCATTTAGCTCCTGGAAGTAAGTTCAACTTCCAAAAGTATATCAAAAGATCATTAGAGGATGACTTCAAGATCGTCGTAGGAGTAAG TCCAGTGCTCTGGGCATCATTTGTGGTCTACTTGCTGCTAAATGTCAGAG GTTGGCATGCACTATTTTGGGCATCCTTAGTTCCTGTGATT atTTTCGTTTCAGGTAAATAA
- the LOC107957892 gene encoding MLO-like protein 15 isoform X1 gives MGSNGGILVLGILTCSSARWGEVWLTGINLKTMMSKTPRMGNRVARNESRLVCLLRQQSWIQGVLLSTIFQVCWEVDYLTLRNGFINVHLAPGSKFNFQKYIKRSLEDDFKIVVGVSPVLWASFVVYLLLNVRGWHALFWASLVPVIVNNSRGAEHSRDDEDDSVAKIKAAKEALEAKQNVTNSLSATCSFFYYHVL, from the exons ATGGGTTCCAATGGAGGCATTTTGGTGCTAG GTATACTGACATGCTCCTCGGCTCGTTGGGGAGAAGTTTGGCTCACTGGCATCAACCTAAAAACTATGATGTCTAAGACTCCAAGGATGGGTAACAGAG TTGCAAGAAATGAAAGCAGATTGGTATGCTTGCTTAGACAACAGAGTTGGATTCAAG GGGTGCTTCTTTCGACAATTTTTCAGGTCTGTTGGGAGGTTGACTACTTGACATTGCGGAATGGATTCATCAAC GTTCATTTAGCTCCTGGAAGTAAGTTCAACTTCCAAAAGTATATCAAAAGATCATTAGAGGATGACTTCAAGATCGTCGTAGGAGTAAG TCCAGTGCTCTGGGCATCATTTGTGGTCTACTTGCTGCTAAATGTCAGAG GTTGGCATGCACTATTTTGGGCATCCTTAGTTCCTGTGATT GTAAATAATTCAAGAGGTGCCGAACATAG CAGGGATGATGAAGATGATTCTGTTGCCAAGATAAAGGCAGCTAAGGAAGCCTTGGAAGCAAAACAAAACGTAACAAATAGCTTGTCTGCTAcctgttcttttttttattatcatgttttataa
- the LOC107957892 gene encoding uncharacterized protein isoform X2 produces MGSNGGILVLGILTCSSARWGEVWLTGINLKTMMSKTPRMGNRVARNESRLVCLLRQQSWIQGVLLSTIFQVCWEVDYLTLRNGFINVHLAPGSKFNFQKYIKRSLEDDFKIVVGVSPVLWASFVVYLLLNVRGWHALFWASLVPVIVNNSRGAEHRDDEDDSVAKIKAAKEALEAKQNVTNSLSATCSFFYYHVL; encoded by the exons ATGGGTTCCAATGGAGGCATTTTGGTGCTAG GTATACTGACATGCTCCTCGGCTCGTTGGGGAGAAGTTTGGCTCACTGGCATCAACCTAAAAACTATGATGTCTAAGACTCCAAGGATGGGTAACAGAG TTGCAAGAAATGAAAGCAGATTGGTATGCTTGCTTAGACAACAGAGTTGGATTCAAG GGGTGCTTCTTTCGACAATTTTTCAGGTCTGTTGGGAGGTTGACTACTTGACATTGCGGAATGGATTCATCAAC GTTCATTTAGCTCCTGGAAGTAAGTTCAACTTCCAAAAGTATATCAAAAGATCATTAGAGGATGACTTCAAGATCGTCGTAGGAGTAAG TCCAGTGCTCTGGGCATCATTTGTGGTCTACTTGCTGCTAAATGTCAGAG GTTGGCATGCACTATTTTGGGCATCCTTAGTTCCTGTGATT GTAAATAATTCAAGAGGTGCCGAACATAG GGATGATGAAGATGATTCTGTTGCCAAGATAAAGGCAGCTAAGGAAGCCTTGGAAGCAAAACAAAACGTAACAAATAGCTTGTCTGCTAcctgttcttttttttattatcatgttttataa